A single region of the Pyricularia oryzae 70-15 chromosome 4, whole genome shotgun sequence genome encodes:
- a CDS encoding 54S ribosomal protein L10, giving the protein MPPRLPLAQAARSCRASLTTATTTPIISSTPSITTLLGALSLQTRRQASILANLRDNPGAYNKRKRVGRGPSSGYGKTAGRGQKGRKARGAVNPWFQGGQTSLLGVWGRKGFVNHRAEDLAEVNLDRLQAWIDSGRIDATQQITPREMVRSGLAARGKDGIKIIARGSEKLKTPIDIVASRVSASAIDAIEALGGKVQTRYYTKQTIQRLVRGEMVHTTEPLPVGAEHVERILTERRSQTKHMYRMPDPTSRWDIEYYRDPAHRGYLSYQLAPGDSPSLFFKVPKTFAPKVDQAEGAQKKKKDLGDNKMW; this is encoded by the exons ATGCCGCCCAGATTACCTCTTGCCCAAGCGGCGAGGTCCTGCCGCGCATCACTCACCACAGCCACGACGACCCCCATAATCTCATCCACACCGTCAATCACAACTCTCCTTGGCGCTTTGTCGTTGCAAACCCGCCGTCAGGCCTCGATCCTCGCAAACTTGAGGGACAACCCGGGTGCTTACAACAAGCGGAAGCGTGTGGGACGTGGACCTTCATCCGGCTATGGAAAGACCGCCGGTCGAGGTCAGAAAGGTCGCAAGGCGCGCGGCGCCGTAAACCCTTGGTTCCAAGGTGGACAGACTTCGCTCTTGGGGGTCTGGGGTAGGAAAGGATTTGTGAACCA CCGAGCAGAAGACCTTGCAGAGGTCAACCTCGACCGGTTACAAGCATGGATTGATTCCGGCCGCATCGATGCTACCCAGCAGATTACGCCTCGGGAGATGGTCCGCAGCGGCCTCGCAGCGCGCGGCAAGGACGGCATCAAGATCATCGCACGGGGCTCGGAAAAGCTCAAGACCCCCATCGACATAGTCGCCTCGCGCGTCTCTGCTAGCGCCATAGACGCCATCGAGGCGCTGGGCGGCAAGGTCCAGACGCGCTACTACACGAAGCAAACCATCCAGCGACTGGTCCGCGGCGAGATGGTCCACACCACGGAGCCCCTGCCCGTCGGCGCCGAGCACGTAGAGAGGATTTTGACCGAGCGCAGGAGCCAGACCAAGCACATGTACCGCATGCCCGACCCCACTTCCCGTTGGGACATTGAGTACTACAGAGACCCGGCCCACAGGGGCTACCTGAGCTACCAGCTGGCTCCGGGTGACTCTCCTAGTTTGTTCTTCAAGGTGCCCAAAACATTTGCACCGAAAGTGGATCAGGCAGAGGGTgcacaaaagaagaagaaggatctGGGAGACAACAAGATGTGGTGA
- a CDS encoding sorting nexin mvp-1: MSLFGSSPPKEEALPRNDSFARSRHNLFDGDTNQSSASLFDDDDDLTGTGGTSSPWDMPTPRKQQSRADLLRSLLSNADVPDSYVDVFDSVLREEDSSSGQIGPKGLMRTLSAAKLSADQSSRIMSIVSPGGGEPQLGRSEFNVFLALIGLAQEKETLSLDGVDERRRNLPKPKLPGLLNSGAGLPGVSELAAKSPQRPLTPPPKPDQQNNRQAESTPTPAPRTVQKAPAPPPMDYPDDPWGAPELHRNHDHARVNPQSPANGLNYNQQNQQQNEQQVGATNGAYQAPEAASPAAARTTSTFTTASATSQNSESSSRPGHVSHSSMSGANAGSAAVVAEGGWNTGYFGDNNSSVAYTDPSAASTHPTSPFGGNPLPVPGHGRIPSRTLGPSNGQPGSTVEENVQVVLMPEKEGMFMFQHHNYEVTSPRRGSKVIRRYSDFVWLLDCLHKVYPFRVLPLLPPKRVAVNGNHLSNDGAFIEKRRRGLNRFLNALMRHPVLAKEQLVVMFLTVPTELSVWRKQATISVQDEFSGRSLPDGLEDSLPPQQLEELFLRTRSGVRRSAELYIQICIVMDRLVKRVEGVAADHGRVAMSLQSLSEVSADTYATDNDEVPRLNDGLLTMGKHLRTAQALMEDESKGWDAGVLEDLKRQRDALVAMRDMFERKERLDRDNIPQLERRIQNNETKLSNLRAKQEGLVKPGEIEKVVESIIKDKESIVNQHNRHVFVRECVRDELSYFQATQYHITRWNQDWAQERVKYSEMLADNWRRLLDSLDGMPTGE; encoded by the exons ATGTCCCTCTTCGGATCCTCGCCCCCCAAAGAGGAGGCTCTTCCCCGGAACGACTCCTTCGCCCGATCGCGACATAACCTCTTTGACGGCGACACGAACCAATCCTCGGCCTCTCTcttcgacgacgatgacgacctcACGGGCACAGGAGGCACCTCCTCGCCGTGGGATATGCCCACTCCGCGCAAGCAGCAGAGTCGCGCCGACCTGCTCCGAAGCCTGCTCTCCAACGCCGATGTACCAGATAGCTACGTGGATGTGTTTGACTCGGTGCTGCGCGAAGAGGACAGCTCGAGTGGACAGATTGGACCCAAGGGATTGATGCGCACCCTGTCCGCCGCGAAGCTGAGCGCAGATCAGAGCTCTCGAATTATGAGCATTGTATCTCCCGGGGGCGGCGAGCCGCAGCTCGGCAGGTCCGAGTTTAACGTCTTCTTGGCCCTGATTGGGCTGGCGCAGGAGAAGGAGACACTGAGCTTGGATGGAGTGGACGAGCGGAGACGGA ATCTGCCAAAACCAAAACTCCCCGGCCTTCTTAATTCCGGTGCTGGGCTCCCAGGCGTGTCAGAGCTCGCCGCAAAATCGCCGCAACGCCCACTCACTCCGCCGCCGAAGCCCGACCAGCAGAACAACCGACAAGCCGAGTCGACGCCGACACCAGCGCCACGCACCGTACAGAAGGCGCCGGCACCTCCGCCCATGGACTATCCCGATGATCCTTGGGGGGCCCCCGAACTTCATAGAAATCACGACCATGCACGGGTGAATCCTCAATCACCCGCCAACGGTTTGAACTATAACCAACAGAACCAGCAGCAGAACGAGCAGCAAGTAGGCGCCACCAACGGCGCTTACCAAGCCCCCGAGGCTGCATCGCCCGCTGCAGCACGCACCACGTCTACGTTCACGACCGCGAGCGCGACGTCGCAAAATTCGGAATCGAGCTCAAGGCCCGGTCACGTCAGTCATAGCAGCATGTCTGGTGCCAACGCCGGGTCTGCAGCAGTGGTAGCCGAGGGAGGCTGGAACACGGGCTACTTTGGGGATAACAATTCTTCGGTTGCCTATACCGATCCTTCTGCCGCCAGCACGCACCCAACCTCGCCTTTTGGAGGCAATCCTCTCCCAGTGCCCGGGCATGGTAGGATTCCTTCCCGAACCCTGGGCCCAAGCAATGGGCAGCCGGGTAGCACAGTTGAGGAAAATGTGCAGGTGGTTTTGATGCCCGAAAAGGAGGGCATGTTTATGTTCCAGCACCACAACTACGAGGTCACAAGCCCTCGGAGAGGAAGCAAAGTCATCCGGAGGTACAGCGACTTTGTTTGGCTGCTCGACTGCCTGCACAAGGTTTATCCCTTCAgggtgctgccgctgcttcCTCCCAAGCGGGTTGCCGTCAACGGTAACCACCTCTCGAATGACGGCGCCTTTATTGAAAAGCGTCGTAGGGGTTTGAATAGGTTTCTCAATGCGCTCATGCGCCATCCTGTGTTGGCAAAGGAGCAATTGGTAGTGATGTTTTTGACTGTGCCGACT GAGCTCTCGGTGTGGCGTAAGCAGGCAACAATATCGGTACAGGACGAATTTTCTGGCCGCAGTCTTCCCGATGGCCTAGAAGACTCTTTGCCGCCTCAACAGTTGGAAGAGCTTTTCCTCCGCACAAGGTCGGGTGTGAGGCGATCCGCAGAGCTCTACATACAGATCTGCATTGTTATGGACAGACTGGTCAAGCGTGTCGAAGGTGTCGCTGCAGACCATGGCCGAGTTGCCATGTCCCTGCAGTCGCTGTCCGAGGTCTCTGCGGATACCTATGCAACCGACAATGATGAGGTACCGCGTCTCAACGATGGTCTTCTTACCATGGGCAAGCACCTGCGTACTGCGCAGGCTCTCATGGAAGACGAGAGCAAGGGATGGGACGCAGGTGTGCTGGAGGATCTGAAAAGGCAGCGCGATGCCCTTGTGGCAATGCGGGATATGTTTGAGCGTAAAGAGAGGCTGGACCGTGACAACATTCCCCAGCTCGAAAGGCGCATCCAGAACAATGAGACGAAGCTCTCGAATCTGCGGGCGAAGCAGGAGGGTCTGGTCAAGCCCGGAGAAATTGAGAAGGTGGTAGAGTCTATCATCAAG GACAAGGAATCCATTGTCAATCAGCACAACCGCCACGTCTTCGTCAGGGAGTGCGTTCGCGACGAGCTGAGCTACTTCCAAGCCACCCAGTACCACATCACGCGGTGGAATCAGGACTGGGCGCAGGAGAGGGTCAAGTACTCCGAGATGCTCGCCGACAACTGGAGACGTCTGCTGGACTCGCTTGACGGCATGCCGACTGGGGAATAA
- a CDS encoding defective in Cullin neddylation protein 1, whose amino-acid sequence MPLTAVQKTLSAQFVHMTATNDKVAQKFLKNANWKLDIAADAYFNSNPNMATSSSSKPKLDKMFSDLQDTQEDSPDELGAGSAIEYASSLGVDPESVGIFVLMELVKAPAFGVITRSGFVEGWQATNAPASKSGQKDYIQSVIRNLPQDHELFKRVYRHAFIAGRETPEQRALPLENALVYWQCFFGPEMPHSKPWVAKSSQSGGTTDFLDLWTEYLKNNWSRTVSKDMWNQTLDFAVKSTADSTLSFWTPEGSWPSVIDGFVEWLRNKGIGVASGMEVDS is encoded by the exons ATGCCTTTGACAGCGGTCCAGAAGACGCTGTCGGCGCAGTTCGTCCACATGACGGCCACGAACGACAAGGTTGCGCAAAAG TTTTTGAAGAATGCCAACTGGAAGCTGGACATTGCTGCTGATGC TTACTTCAACAGCAACCCCAACATGGCCACAAGCTCGTCATCTAAGCCAAAACTAGACAAGATGTTCAGCGACCTACAAG ATACACAGGAGGACTCACCCGACGAGTTAGGCGCAGGCTCCGCGATTGAGTATGCTTCGAGCTTAGGTGTTGACCCGGAGAGCGTCGGCATCTTCGTGCTCATGGAACTGGTCAAAGCCCCAGCCTTTGGTGTCATTACCCGTTCAGGATTTGTTGAAGGATGGCAAGCTACCAA TGCCCCGGCATCCAAATCAGGACAAAAAGACTACATACAGAGCGTTATcaggaatttgccgcaggaccACGAGCTCTTCAAGAGGGTCTACAGGCATGCCTTCATTGCTGGAAGGGAAACACCAGAGCAGCGCGCTCTGCCTCTCGAGAATGCTCTTGTATACTGGCAATGCTTCTTTGGTCCAGAAATGCCACACAGCAAGCCGTGGGTGGCAAAGTCTAGTCAAAGTGGGGGGACGACGGATTTCCTCGACCTTTGGACAGAGTATCTCAAGAACAACTGGTCGCGGACGGTTTCCAAGGACATGTGGAACCAAACCCTCGACTTTGCTGTCAAGAGCACTGCGGATTCGACATTGAGCTTCTGGACACCGGAGGGATCATGGCCATCGGTCATTGATGGTTTTGTTGAGTGGCTTCGCAACAAGGGAATTGGTGTCGCATCAGGCATGGAAGTCGACTCCTGA